The following are encoded in a window of Numida meleagris isolate 19003 breed g44 Domestic line chromosome 13, NumMel1.0, whole genome shotgun sequence genomic DNA:
- the C13H16orf91 gene encoding protein CCSMST1 isoform X2 yields MMIYLLARCTLRLPGPRRWLAGRRGPEGAARADPEGEGAIPFSASKASPRVWSVSQSMGSDYQRPWVKVLPLSLLCSGLLLWCAFREKTEIDERLEAIFSGQIVDPFDAAQQSNAPSQLQKER; encoded by the exons ATGATGATTTACCTTTT GGCGCGGTGCACCTTGCGCCTGCCCGGCCCCCGGAGGTGGCtggcggggcggcgggggcctGAGGGCGCAGCGCGCGCCGATCCAGAGGGCGAGGGAGCCATCCCCTTCTCTGCCAGCAAGGCCAGCCCGCGGGTGTGGAGCGTCAGCCAGTCTATGGGGAGTGACTACCAGAGGCCGTGGGTGAAGGTGCTGCCTCTCAGCCTGCTGTGCAGCGGGCTGTTGCTGTGGTGCGCGTTTCGGGAAAAAACGGAGATTGACGAGCGACTGGAAGCCATATTCTCTGGTCAGATCGTGGACCCTTTTGATGCGGCACAGCAAAGCAATGCGCCTTCGCAGCTACAGAAGGAGAGATGA
- the C13H16orf91 gene encoding protein CCSMST1 isoform X1 has translation MSWARAGWRARCTLRLPGPRRWLAGRRGPEGAARADPEGEGAIPFSASKASPRVWSVSQSMGSDYQRPWVKVLPLSLLCSGLLLWCAFREKTEIDERLEAIFSGQIVDPFDAAQQSNAPSQLQKER, from the exons ATGAGTTGGGCGCGGGCCGGCTGGCG GGCGCGGTGCACCTTGCGCCTGCCCGGCCCCCGGAGGTGGCtggcggggcggcgggggcctGAGGGCGCAGCGCGCGCCGATCCAGAGGGCGAGGGAGCCATCCCCTTCTCTGCCAGCAAGGCCAGCCCGCGGGTGTGGAGCGTCAGCCAGTCTATGGGGAGTGACTACCAGAGGCCGTGGGTGAAGGTGCTGCCTCTCAGCCTGCTGTGCAGCGGGCTGTTGCTGTGGTGCGCGTTTCGGGAAAAAACGGAGATTGACGAGCGACTGGAAGCCATATTCTCTGGTCAGATCGTGGACCCTTTTGATGCGGCACAGCAAAGCAATGCGCCTTCGCAGCTACAGAAGGAGAGATGA